The Verrucomicrobium spinosum DSM 4136 = JCM 18804 DNA segment AAAGCTGGCTTGAATGCCGGGTCAGATCACTCGTGGGCCGTGGCATCACAGGCACTCACGGGAGATTCCGGGGGATCTGGGACGAATGATGAGTGATTATGGGGGCTGCCAGAGTCAGGTCGAGCACATAGGTAAACCGCGCTTCAAAGGCCAGGGGCTCATCATCAATCCTGAATGAAAATCGATAGATGCCGCTGGCTGCTTCTATCTCTGCACGCAGCGGCTGCACTCTTAGCGTGCTTTCATGCAGCGAGACGTGCAAGTCCTTCTGAGCAGAGAGGTTCTGGAAATACTGCCTCATCGCTTCGGGCGTGTGGATGGGGCGCGAAGAGAAGGTGGGCAGCAGGATTGCGTCTTTTGCATAAAGGTCGATCAAGCCCTCCACTCTTCCAGAGTTGGCGTTGGCAATCCATTCTGCGATCAAGGCGGCGGAGGAGTCAAACATGACAGCCATGATGATGGAAGATTTATGTAATGCAAATAACTTGCGTTATGATTCGAGTTGGGCTCCTTTGTTTCACGCGAATGTCTGCCCCACTACCCAGTCCCCAATTTCAACCTCGCCACTCCGTTGCCCAAGTGGAGGAAGGTTGTGAACTCGCCCCCAAATTTGATGAGCAAGGCTTGATCCCCTGCGTGACTACTGACGTTGAGAGCGGTGAGGTGTTGATGCACGGCTATATGAACGCGGAGTCTCTGTCGAAAACGATTCTCTGGAGGCAGGCGGTGTATTGGAGCCGGAGCAGAAAGAAGCTATGGCACAAAGGGGCAACCAGCGGGCTCGTGCAGAATGTGGCGGAGATACGCGTGGACGATGACCAGGACTGCATCTGGCTCAAGGTGCGCGTCACAGGCGGAGCCTCCTGCCATGTAGGCTACCGCTCCTGCTTTTACCGGCGTGTTTCATTGAGCCCGGCAGACAGCGGGTACGCACTGGAGTTTGCCGAAGATTCCAAAGTGTTTGATCCACAATCCGTCTATGGCGATGCGCCGAACCCCACCCGTCTATGAAAAAAATTCCACTTGTGTTGATCGCTGGATTTCTTGGAGCAGGCAAAACCACTTTCCTTCAAGAGTTGCTCACCGCCTTAAAGCGATGGAACGTCCCGGCAAGCGTGGTGATCAACGATTTCGAGAACGCTGAAGTGGACGCTGCGCGACTGCGCCACACGGCTGGCATGGTCGTGGAAACGGTGAGCGGCGCTTGCGTATGCTGCTCGTCTCTGGAGGAGTTTCTGGGAAAGCTCGCCACCATTGAAGTCGCTGAAGGAGGCGTGTTGCTGGTGGAGGCAAATGGCACTTCGGACTACATCACGCTGATTGCGGCTCTCACGGCACGGGCGGAGGCCGGGAGGTTCATCTCGCCGCTGCAGGTGACCATGATTGATGCGAGCCGTTGGCAGAATCGCTACTGGCACAACAAACTGGAGTGTGAGCAGGTGCAAACCTCCACGCACTGGTGCCTGCGTCATCATGGGAAGGCTGCCAAGAAGCGGTTGCTGAGTGTGCGCAAGCAAGTGACAAAACTTGCTCCCAAAGCGGTTGAAACCGACGCGGATTACTTTGCGCAATACCTGAGCCTGTTGTGCACTTTTTCCACACCCGAGGAAGCCCCCCAACCGGTGGGGAGGCTTGAGTCACATTCAGACTTTGGGGACGAGGATGATGACGGCGACACTTCAAGTCCCTCTCATCGACCGCATGTTCATCATCACGTTCATCACCACCATGACGAGCTGGCCTTCACCTCCATGATGGTAACGTTGCCTGAGGTGGTAGAGACGCGGGATCTGAAACGGGTGCTGGATGGGCTGCCAGAGAGTGTTTTGCGGGTGAAGGGCATCTGCAGGCTGGCGGCGTATCCCGGCATGGTGTTCTCAATCCAACACCTTCGTCCCGAGGTGGAGACATGGTGTGAGCCGGTCGGCGAAGTGGAAATCGAGCCCACTTGCATCATCATCGGTGTGGGCATGCCCGCTCACGAAATCCGCGCCGAGTTTCAGGCAATACCCCTGGCAAGAATGCAGGACGACCCACTCGACCGCACCCGTGCATTGCCGGAGATAGTTTCCTCTGCCCAGCATGGCGCTGATGCCTGGACGTGAGACGGGAAGAAGCAATTCAGCCCGAATCATGCAAAAAGCGTCATGCCCCGAAGAACGGCACACACCATCGGCTGCTGCATCCTGTTGCTGTGGGGCACGGTATTCATCTACTTTTACGGTAGTGGTCGTGTCATCCACTATTTGCCGGAAGACGGATGGTTTCGACCAATGGTGCTATGGGGTGGGATAGGCATGGCGGGGCTGGGGCTGTTTAACCTGATCGCCTGCCAACCACCGCCAGGCGAAACCAGGGATCACTCCTGCCGGGGATGTGGTCCTGAAGACACCGGTGCTGCTGGGCCATTGCCGTTGGCGGATGGCCTGGGCGAACACGTGAAAAGCCTGGAAACCGACAGTCTGAGTCGGGTGGATGCGATGATTTTCTCATCAAGAATTCATCTCCCTCAAGGCGTCGAGGTCGGGGATACCCTGCCTTGGAAGGACGATTCGTCTCATTCCGGTGAATTTCGGCCGCAATGGGGAATGTTAGAGTGGGTTCAACTGGGGTTCCTCGCCGTCCCCATCGCCATCTCGGCCATGTTCAGCCCTGACCAGTTCAGTCTTCATGCGCTGGAGAACAAGGGGCTCTATGAGGGGGAGTCCAACCAAACGGGCAGACTCCGCGGCTCTCTGCCCGTCTTCAACGGGGCCGGAACGGTGGGCGGTACGAGTCCGGATGGGCGAGGTGACTACATCGTGATTGACGAGCAGAATCTCCGGCGGTCCTTTAAATTGAGTGATCTCGAAGCGACTGTTCCACGATCACAGGAGGGAGATTTTCAGTTGAGTCTGGCGGAGCTGTATCTCATCGCCGGGGACCCTGACATGGCCAGTGTTGTCGATGGTCAGCCCGTGGAGACGCTGGGCCGGGTGATCCCTGAAAAGGGAAATACCGAAGGCGGCAGACGGTTGCGTCTATTCAGGCTTGAGGTGATGTGTTGTGCCGCTGATGCCCGGCCGTACTCGATTGCGGTGGGGGTGGGGGAGCCTCCTCCTCCTCTCAAGAGCATGGCCTGGGTCAAGGTCCGCGGGGTCATCCGCTATCTCCCCAGCAAAGGGAGGTGGCTGCCGCGACTGCATGCCAGATCCATCCAGCCGACAACTGCCCCGCTGGAAAATCCGTTTTAGCGCAAGCAAAGAGGGATGGGACCGGTTGTGACACATTTAATGCATTGGATGTGCCTTGGTTTTTGAACTGCGGAAAGCGCAGTCAAAGTTTTTTGCGATCATAAGCGGCAGCGAAGCGCTGTCTGCGACGACGCTCGCACCTTGCCAGACTCACGGTGCCGGTTTCTCAGCATGTTCTGGAGCCCGCGTGATATCATACTCACGCCATGCCACTTGATGTTTGTCGGTCTTAGGGAAACACTTGGAGCCTGGGGAGGTAGGTTTGGCACCTTCGGCGAGGATCCCGGCTTTGGTGAGGGCATCACGTTGATCCACGCCCCAGTCCAGCTTCAGATCGGCGATGGGTTGATGGGAGAGGATGGCAAAGACGATCTCGCGGCTCTTGTTCACGCCTTCGGGGAGTGCCGTGTTGATGTCCCACATTTCTTCAGCACGAAGCCCCGACTCGGGCGGAAGCTTGATGGTGCGGTCCTTGAACACCTTGCCGCTGGGCTGGGAGGGGTTGGGATAATAGAGGAGCACGCCTCCATCTGCGTTGATCGCCCCCACATAGAGCCAGCCACTTTCGGGTGTGCGGATGCCCACGCTCTGGCGGTCACCAGTCTGGTAGGAGGGTTGGTTGGTGGTGATCTGGAAGGGCCCTTCCGAGGCACCTGCGGGAGGGAGATTTGCGGTTTCGGCGGCTGTCGGGACAGCGCTGGTGGAAGGCTTGTCTGTCGTGGTGGCTGCGGTAGCCGTTGCGGGGGGAGCGGTCGTTTGGGTGGAGGGAGAAGCGGGGGCTTCCTTCTTGCACCCAGCGGTCAAGGTGACGAAAGCCACCGCGGCAGCGGCACAGGCAATATAGGCGGAGGAGGAGAGGGAGGGGCGGACCATGATCAAAGGAGTGCGGCAGCTACTGTTCCGGAGGTGGGCGCATTGGCAGGCGGCACCCGGGATCTACTACTGGGACGGTCCCGGCGGGGCGTCAAGCTGAGCGTGTTTGCGCTGACGTTCCACGCTTTAATTTCGACGTGACATTTGCTTCACAGTGGATTCCCGAGCCTCAATAAGGCGGGTGATGAAGTGTCGAAATGGATCATTCCAAATGTCGCCGTGGCCATCAATGACTGCCTTGTCCGCTTGGGCGACCATGAAGGGGCCGATGCTGCTGGCGTCGTCCACCAACCCCTGAGTCTGGAAGGGGGACATGAAACCCCGCCCGTGTTCGCCTGCGGACAGGGGCTTCATCGCAGCCAGTCCGGTCTTGCCTTTCTGCTGGGGGATGGCCCGCAACATGGCACCGTCGCCGGATTTGACTAGGTCGTGGGTGGCAAAGGGGCGGTAGGCCCCAAGCGCGACACGGAGGCGTACGCCCTGCTCGATCCAGGGAGTCTGTTGTGTGGAGCTGGTGAGATTGCCCAGCGTCTGACCGATGGGGAACAGGGTCTTGTTGGGAACGTCCGTTTTGGAGCCCACCACAATCATCCGCGGAAGGTAGATGTAGGGGACGCGTCGGGACTCGGCCAGACTTGCCAGGCGTTGGTCGCGACTGTAGCGGGCGATGGTGACATAGCGCAGGGCTTCAAAGGCGGGATTCACCAACACCACCATGTCCCAGTTGCGATGCACCCAAGGGCGTTCCTTGCGACGTTCGTGGTCATACACCAGTTCCATGAGGTCATCTTCGTAAGAGCGGGAGACGGAGGAGAATACGGCTGCCGCTCCGAAGCTGTGGCCCACGATGATGGCGCGGGAGTTCTTGTCCGCAGCATTGCGGGGTTCTGCTTCCTCGAACCGCCGGCGGATGAGGGAAATGCGTTTCAAGGTCTCTGCCATGGCGCGGTAGCCGATTTCCTCGGCCGTGCCCTTGCGGTTCCAGAAGCTGAGGTAGTGGGGGATGTTTGCCACAAAGCTGGCTCCTTTGACGCCTTCAATGCCAAGTGAGGTGGCGTTCTGAATGACGCGCCCGCGCCAGCTCAGATAGATGGCGATGACGGGGCGCTTCAGGGCACCGGGCTTGGTGTTCTCATCCTCCCACACTTCGTAAGCGGCCTTGCGGAACTCCCTCAGATTGTCATTTTTCTCCTGGGCGTTGTTGTTCCAACCATGGGCAAAGGCCAGGATGATGACGCCATTACGGTAGCGGGCGCTGTTCTTCGCCAGATCGGTCTCCAGAGTCGCTTCCAGGAACTCGATCTGATTGCGTCCTCGTCCGGGCCGGGTGCCTGAGACGGAATCGACCGCATCCGGTGTGGTCTCCCAGTAGCTGCCTTGGTCGTCGCACTCAATGTGGGCAAGCTTGAAAGTGTCGCCGTACACTTCGAAGACGCGGTGCTCGCGGATCTTGGCGGAAACGTTCTCCGGATCCACGGCGGCATGTCGGCTGGGGGGTGATTTTGGCTGCTGCGGCAGCCGTGCCGTGGAGTAGTCTGAGCGATATTGCTTGTGAGCGACACAACTCGTAGCTGCGAGAAGCAGCGTTGCCCAGGCAAAACACAGTCCCATTTTCATCAGCACAGATTATTGCGCGATGTGATGATGTAAAGAAAAAACCTGGCGAAG contains these protein-coding regions:
- a CDS encoding DUF4384 domain-containing protein encodes the protein MVRPSLSSSAYIACAAAAVAFVTLTAGCKKEAPASPSTQTTAPPATATAATTTDKPSTSAVPTAAETANLPPAGASEGPFQITTNQPSYQTGDRQSVGIRTPESGWLYVGAINADGGVLLYYPNPSQPSGKVFKDRTIKLPPESGLRAEEMWDINTALPEGVNKSREIVFAILSHQPIADLKLDWGVDQRDALTKAGILAEGAKPTSPGSKCFPKTDKHQVAWREYDITRAPEHAEKPAP
- a CDS encoding GTP-binding protein; this translates as MKKIPLVLIAGFLGAGKTTFLQELLTALKRWNVPASVVINDFENAEVDAARLRHTAGMVVETVSGACVCCSSLEEFLGKLATIEVAEGGVLLVEANGTSDYITLIAALTARAEAGRFISPLQVTMIDASRWQNRYWHNKLECEQVQTSTHWCLRHHGKAAKKRLLSVRKQVTKLAPKAVETDADYFAQYLSLLCTFSTPEEAPQPVGRLESHSDFGDEDDDGDTSSPSHRPHVHHHVHHHHDELAFTSMMVTLPEVVETRDLKRVLDGLPESVLRVKGICRLAAYPGMVFSIQHLRPEVETWCEPVGEVEIEPTCIIIGVGMPAHEIRAEFQAIPLARMQDDPLDRTRALPEIVSSAQHGADAWT
- a CDS encoding nuclear transport factor 2 family protein, producing MAVMFDSSAALIAEWIANANSGRVEGLIDLYAKDAILLPTFSSRPIHTPEAMRQYFQNLSAQKDLHVSLHESTLRVQPLRAEIEAASGIYRFSFRIDDEPLAFEARFTYVLDLTLAAPIITHHSSQIPRNLP
- the hisI gene encoding phosphoribosyl-AMP cyclohydrolase, which encodes MSAPLPSPQFQPRHSVAQVEEGCELAPKFDEQGLIPCVTTDVESGEVLMHGYMNAESLSKTILWRQAVYWSRSRKKLWHKGATSGLVQNVAEIRVDDDQDCIWLKVRVTGGASCHVGYRSCFYRRVSLSPADSGYALEFAEDSKVFDPQSVYGDAPNPTRL